A part of Labeo rohita strain BAU-BD-2019 unplaced genomic scaffold, IGBB_LRoh.1.0 scaffold_272, whole genome shotgun sequence genomic DNA contains:
- the LOC127159984 gene encoding B-cell receptor CD22-like isoform X1 produces the protein MFRLFSLIFLLTIPVNCSQDWKVQYTNMMKCALKDSTIILSGTYKYPAGLNVTEIFWTINPVKQQENINLFNNPNYTGRVKYFPTKNQTFALSLSNVTHEDKGMYCLRIVTNEEKQRFLGFPGIDLKVTELRVEIPEEIIEGQSPVLFCKTTCNLSYKTNFTWYKNGKHLSESVGSNQLLLPSVSSDDTGNYSCAVTDQKHLPSPAVTLSVRYPPKDVSVSISPSGEIVEGDSVTLICSSDSNPPALNFSWFKENQTSAVGSGQSFSISSVNSSHSGCYYCEAQNKYGSQRSASVSVTPAGGQKTEPSGKVLYIVAGIGAALICICVIIVVKKIMSRKTGDAGVQGGVSKQESNGTAVPAPTNTADPNELMYASVTHKSPKKHQRVEDEDEVQYATVQHHRNTGNASAEAGCQYGNVRDHRAGSNDENQADDSSVIYSSIKVA, from the exons TGAATTGCAGCCAGGATTGGAAGGTTCAATACACAAATATGATGAAATGTGCTCTAAAGGATTCAACAATAATTTTATCAGGCACTTATAAATACCCAGCAGGTCTCAATGTAACAGAGATATTTTGGACCATAAATCCAGTTAAACAACAGGAAAACATCAATCTGTTTAATAATCCAAATTACACAGGGAGAGTTAAGTATTTCCCCACTAAAAACCAAACATTTGCTCTCAGTCTCAGTAATGTGACACATGAGGATAAAGGAATGTACTGCCTCAGAATCGTgacaaatgaagaaaaacaaagatttCTGGGGTTTCCTGGGATTGACCTCAAAGTGACAG AGCTTAGAGTGGAGATTCCTGAAGAGATCATTGAGGGACAatcacctgttttattttgtaaaaccaCCTGTAACCTCTCATATAAAACAAACTTTACCTGGTATAAAAACGGCAAACATTTATCCGAATCAGTCGGCTCGAATCAGCTGTTGCTGCCGTCGGTCAGCAGTGATGATACAGGAAACTACAGCTGTGCAGTGACAGATCAGAAACATCTGCCGTCTCCTGCCGTCACTCTCAGCGTCAGAT ATCCCCCAAAGGACGTCTCAGTGTCCATCAGTCCATCTGGTGAAAtagtggagggagattcagtgactctgatctgcagcagtgattcaaacccTCCTGCTCTGAACTTCAGCTGGTTTAAGGAGAATCAAACTTCAGCTGTTGGATCTGGACAGAGTTTCAGCATCTCCAGTGTTAACTCCAGTCACAGTGGATGCTACTATTGTGAGGCTCAGAATAAATATGGATCTCAGAGATCAGCGTCTGTGTCTGTAACACCTGCAG GTGGCCAGAAAACAGAACCTTCTGGAAAAGTTCTGTACATAGTTGCTGGAATCGGGGCCGCGCTCATCTGCATCTGTGTCAttattgtagtaaaaaaaatcatgag TAGGAAAACAGGAGACGCCGGCGTCCAAGGTGGCGTTTCAAAACAG GAAAGTAACGGCACAGCCGTGCCGGCTCCGACGAACACGGCCGATCCGAATGAGCTCATGTACGCCAGCGTCACTCACAAAAGCCCCAAGAAACACCAGAGAGTTGAAGATGAAGACGAAGTTCAGTACGCCACCGTCCAGCATCACAGGAACACCGGGAACGCGAGTGCGGAGGCTGGATGTCAGTATGGAAACGTGAGAGATCACCGTGCCGG ATCAAACGATGAAAATCAGGCTGATGATTCCTCCGTGATCTACAGCAGCATCAAAGTTGCATGA
- the LOC127159984 gene encoding B-cell receptor CD22-like isoform X4, whose product MPSRMFRLFSLIFLLTIPVNCSQDWKVQYTNMMKCALKDSTIILSGTYKYPAGLNVTEIFWTINPVKQQENINLFNNPNYTGRVKYFPTKNQTFALSLSNVTHEDKGMYCLRIVTNEEKQRFLGFPGIDLKVTELRVEIPEEIIEGQSPVLFCKTTCNLSYKTNFTWYKNGKHLSESVGSNQLLLPSVSSDDTGNYSCAVTDQKHLPSPAVTLSVRYPPKDVSVSISPSGEIVEGDSVTLICSSDSNPPALNFSWFKENQTSAVGSGQSFSISSVNSSHSGCYYCEAQNKYGSQRSASVSVTPAGGQKTEPSGKVLYIVAGIGAALICICVIIVVKKIMSRKTGDAGVQGGVSKQESNGTAVPAPTNTADPNELMYASVTHKSPKKHQRVEDEDEVQYATVQHHRNTGNASAEAGCQYGNVRDHRAGSNDENQADDSSVIYSSIKVA is encoded by the exons TGAATTGCAGCCAGGATTGGAAGGTTCAATACACAAATATGATGAAATGTGCTCTAAAGGATTCAACAATAATTTTATCAGGCACTTATAAATACCCAGCAGGTCTCAATGTAACAGAGATATTTTGGACCATAAATCCAGTTAAACAACAGGAAAACATCAATCTGTTTAATAATCCAAATTACACAGGGAGAGTTAAGTATTTCCCCACTAAAAACCAAACATTTGCTCTCAGTCTCAGTAATGTGACACATGAGGATAAAGGAATGTACTGCCTCAGAATCGTgacaaatgaagaaaaacaaagatttCTGGGGTTTCCTGGGATTGACCTCAAAGTGACAG AGCTTAGAGTGGAGATTCCTGAAGAGATCATTGAGGGACAatcacctgttttattttgtaaaaccaCCTGTAACCTCTCATATAAAACAAACTTTACCTGGTATAAAAACGGCAAACATTTATCCGAATCAGTCGGCTCGAATCAGCTGTTGCTGCCGTCGGTCAGCAGTGATGATACAGGAAACTACAGCTGTGCAGTGACAGATCAGAAACATCTGCCGTCTCCTGCCGTCACTCTCAGCGTCAGAT ATCCCCCAAAGGACGTCTCAGTGTCCATCAGTCCATCTGGTGAAAtagtggagggagattcagtgactctgatctgcagcagtgattcaaacccTCCTGCTCTGAACTTCAGCTGGTTTAAGGAGAATCAAACTTCAGCTGTTGGATCTGGACAGAGTTTCAGCATCTCCAGTGTTAACTCCAGTCACAGTGGATGCTACTATTGTGAGGCTCAGAATAAATATGGATCTCAGAGATCAGCGTCTGTGTCTGTAACACCTGCAG GTGGCCAGAAAACAGAACCTTCTGGAAAAGTTCTGTACATAGTTGCTGGAATCGGGGCCGCGCTCATCTGCATCTGTGTCAttattgtagtaaaaaaaatcatgag TAGGAAAACAGGAGACGCCGGCGTCCAAGGTGGCGTTTCAAAACAG GAAAGTAACGGCACAGCCGTGCCGGCTCCGACGAACACGGCCGATCCGAATGAGCTCATGTACGCCAGCGTCACTCACAAAAGCCCCAAGAAACACCAGAGAGTTGAAGATGAAGACGAAGTTCAGTACGCCACCGTCCAGCATCACAGGAACACCGGGAACGCGAGTGCGGAGGCTGGATGTCAGTATGGAAACGTGAGAGATCACCGTGCCGG ATCAAACGATGAAAATCAGGCTGATGATTCCTCCGTGATCTACAGCAGCATCAAAGTTGCATGA
- the LOC127159984 gene encoding B-cell receptor CD22-like isoform X2, translated as MMKCALKDSTIILSGTYKYPAGLNVTEIFWTINPVKQQENINLFNNPNYTGRVKYFPTKNQTFALSLSNVTHEDKGMYCLRIVTNEEKQRFLGFPGIDLKVTELRVEIPEEIIEGQSPVLFCKTTCNLSYKTNFTWYKNGKHLSESVGSNQLLLPSVSSDDTGNYSCAVTDQKHLPSPAVTLSVRYPPKDVSVSISPSGEIVEGDSVTLICSSDSNPPALNFSWFKENQTSAVGSGQSFSISSVNSSHSGCYYCEAQNKYGSQRSASVSVTPAGGQKTEPSGKVLYIVAGIGAALICICVIIVVKKIMSRKTGDAGVQGGVSKQESNGTAVPAPTNTADPNELMYASVTHKSPKKHQRVEDEDEVQYATVQHHRNTGNASAEAGCQYGNVRDHRAGSNDENQADDSSVIYSSIKVA; from the exons ATGATGAAATGTGCTCTAAAGGATTCAACAATAATTTTATCAGGCACTTATAAATACCCAGCAGGTCTCAATGTAACAGAGATATTTTGGACCATAAATCCAGTTAAACAACAGGAAAACATCAATCTGTTTAATAATCCAAATTACACAGGGAGAGTTAAGTATTTCCCCACTAAAAACCAAACATTTGCTCTCAGTCTCAGTAATGTGACACATGAGGATAAAGGAATGTACTGCCTCAGAATCGTgacaaatgaagaaaaacaaagatttCTGGGGTTTCCTGGGATTGACCTCAAAGTGACAG AGCTTAGAGTGGAGATTCCTGAAGAGATCATTGAGGGACAatcacctgttttattttgtaaaaccaCCTGTAACCTCTCATATAAAACAAACTTTACCTGGTATAAAAACGGCAAACATTTATCCGAATCAGTCGGCTCGAATCAGCTGTTGCTGCCGTCGGTCAGCAGTGATGATACAGGAAACTACAGCTGTGCAGTGACAGATCAGAAACATCTGCCGTCTCCTGCCGTCACTCTCAGCGTCAGAT ATCCCCCAAAGGACGTCTCAGTGTCCATCAGTCCATCTGGTGAAAtagtggagggagattcagtgactctgatctgcagcagtgattcaaacccTCCTGCTCTGAACTTCAGCTGGTTTAAGGAGAATCAAACTTCAGCTGTTGGATCTGGACAGAGTTTCAGCATCTCCAGTGTTAACTCCAGTCACAGTGGATGCTACTATTGTGAGGCTCAGAATAAATATGGATCTCAGAGATCAGCGTCTGTGTCTGTAACACCTGCAG GTGGCCAGAAAACAGAACCTTCTGGAAAAGTTCTGTACATAGTTGCTGGAATCGGGGCCGCGCTCATCTGCATCTGTGTCAttattgtagtaaaaaaaatcatgag TAGGAAAACAGGAGACGCCGGCGTCCAAGGTGGCGTTTCAAAACAG GAAAGTAACGGCACAGCCGTGCCGGCTCCGACGAACACGGCCGATCCGAATGAGCTCATGTACGCCAGCGTCACTCACAAAAGCCCCAAGAAACACCAGAGAGTTGAAGATGAAGACGAAGTTCAGTACGCCACCGTCCAGCATCACAGGAACACCGGGAACGCGAGTGCGGAGGCTGGATGTCAGTATGGAAACGTGAGAGATCACCGTGCCGG ATCAAACGATGAAAATCAGGCTGATGATTCCTCCGTGATCTACAGCAGCATCAAAGTTGCATGA
- the LOC127159984 gene encoding B-cell receptor CD22-like isoform X3: MYCLRIVTNEEKQRFLGFPGIDLKVTELRVEIPEEIIEGQSPVLFCKTTCNLSYKTNFTWYKNGKHLSESVGSNQLLLPSVSSDDTGNYSCAVTDQKHLPSPAVTLSVRYPPKDVSVSISPSGEIVEGDSVTLICSSDSNPPALNFSWFKENQTSAVGSGQSFSISSVNSSHSGCYYCEAQNKYGSQRSASVSVTPAGGQKTEPSGKVLYIVAGIGAALICICVIIVVKKIMSRKTGDAGVQGGVSKQESNGTAVPAPTNTADPNELMYASVTHKSPKKHQRVEDEDEVQYATVQHHRNTGNASAEAGCQYGNVRDHRAGSNDENQADDSSVIYSSIKVA, from the exons ATGTACTGCCTCAGAATCGTgacaaatgaagaaaaacaaagatttCTGGGGTTTCCTGGGATTGACCTCAAAGTGACAG AGCTTAGAGTGGAGATTCCTGAAGAGATCATTGAGGGACAatcacctgttttattttgtaaaaccaCCTGTAACCTCTCATATAAAACAAACTTTACCTGGTATAAAAACGGCAAACATTTATCCGAATCAGTCGGCTCGAATCAGCTGTTGCTGCCGTCGGTCAGCAGTGATGATACAGGAAACTACAGCTGTGCAGTGACAGATCAGAAACATCTGCCGTCTCCTGCCGTCACTCTCAGCGTCAGAT ATCCCCCAAAGGACGTCTCAGTGTCCATCAGTCCATCTGGTGAAAtagtggagggagattcagtgactctgatctgcagcagtgattcaaacccTCCTGCTCTGAACTTCAGCTGGTTTAAGGAGAATCAAACTTCAGCTGTTGGATCTGGACAGAGTTTCAGCATCTCCAGTGTTAACTCCAGTCACAGTGGATGCTACTATTGTGAGGCTCAGAATAAATATGGATCTCAGAGATCAGCGTCTGTGTCTGTAACACCTGCAG GTGGCCAGAAAACAGAACCTTCTGGAAAAGTTCTGTACATAGTTGCTGGAATCGGGGCCGCGCTCATCTGCATCTGTGTCAttattgtagtaaaaaaaatcatgag TAGGAAAACAGGAGACGCCGGCGTCCAAGGTGGCGTTTCAAAACAG GAAAGTAACGGCACAGCCGTGCCGGCTCCGACGAACACGGCCGATCCGAATGAGCTCATGTACGCCAGCGTCACTCACAAAAGCCCCAAGAAACACCAGAGAGTTGAAGATGAAGACGAAGTTCAGTACGCCACCGTCCAGCATCACAGGAACACCGGGAACGCGAGTGCGGAGGCTGGATGTCAGTATGGAAACGTGAGAGATCACCGTGCCGG ATCAAACGATGAAAATCAGGCTGATGATTCCTCCGTGATCTACAGCAGCATCAAAGTTGCATGA